A genomic segment from Aspergillus puulaauensis MK2 DNA, chromosome 1, nearly complete sequence encodes:
- the RIM11 gene encoding GSK family serine/threonine-protein kinase (BUSCO:EOG09262KXK;~COG:T;~EggNog:ENOG410PGBM;~InterPro:IPR008271,IPR039192,IPR000719,IPR011009;~PFAM:PF07714,PF00069;~go_function: GO:0004672 - protein kinase activity [Evidence IEA];~go_function: GO:0005524 - ATP binding [Evidence IEA];~go_process: GO:0006468 - protein phosphorylation [Evidence IEA]), with protein MMPSGEDAAIKRVLQDKRFKNRELQIMRIVRHPNIVELKAFYYSNGERKDEVYLNLVLEYVPETVYRASRYFNKLKTTMPMLEVKLYIYQLFRSLAYIHSQGICHRDIKPQNLLLDPATGILKLCDFGSAKILVENEPNVSYICSRYYRAPELIFGATNYTTKIGNTLTGRWLILKTYTNIFPDVWSTGCVMAELMLGQPLFPGESGIDQLVEIIKVLGTPTREQIRTMNPNYMEHKFPQIKPHPFNKVFRRAPHEAIDLISALLEYTPTQRLSAIEAMCHPFFDELRDPNTRLPDSRHPNGTPRDLPNLFDFSRHELSIAPSMNNRIVPPHTRPELESRGLYIDDFKPLTKEEMMAHLD; from the exons atgatgccCAGCGGCGAGGATGCTGCCATCAAACGGGTCCTTCAGGATAAGCGTTTCAAG AATCGTGAATTGCAGATCATGAGGATTGTGCGCCACCCTAATATTGTCGAACTGAAGGCCTTCTACTACTCGAATGGCGAGAGA AAGGACGAAGTGTACCTGAACCTCGTCTTGGAGTATGTCCCCGAAACAGTTTACCGCGCTTCTCGGTATTTCAACAAGTTGAAGACGACTATGCCAATGTTGGAAGTGAAGCTTTACATCTACCAACTATTTCGTTCTCTGGCATATATCCATTCACAAGGCATCTGCCACCGTGACATCAAACCTCAAAACCTCCTGCTCGACCCTGCAACCGGTATACTAAAACTATGCGATTTCGGATCTGCTAAAATATTGGTTGAGAATGAGCCCAACGTGTCGTACATTTGCTCTCGGTACTATCGAGCACCCGAATTGATTTTCGGTGCTACAAATTATACAACCAAAATTGGTAATACTCTTACAGGACGCTGGCTTATTCTTAAGACGTACACTAACATATTCCCAGATGTATGGTCTACCGGTTGTGTAATGGCGGAATTGATGCTCGGGCAACCTCTCTTTCCCGGAGAGTCAGGAATCGACCAACTGGTCGAGatcatcaaagtcctcggCACGCCTACGCGGGAACAGATCCGTACGATGAACCCCAATTATATGGAGCATAAATTCCCCCAAATCAAGCCACACCCTTTCAATAAG GTTTTCCGAAGAGCTCCGCATGAGGCTATCGATCTGATCTCTGCTCTGCTGGAATACACACCAACCCAGCGCCTTTCTGCTATCGAAGCAATGTGCCACCCGTTCTTCGATGAACTTAGGGATCCAAACACCCGGTTACCGGATTCGCGACACCCTAACGGGACACCCAGGGATCTTCCAAATCTTTTCGACTTTTCTAGACACG AACTCTCGATTGCACCTTCAATGAACAACCGAATTGTCCCACCACACACACGGCCAGAACTTGAATCCCGCGGACTATATATTGACGACTTTAAGCCTCTCACAAAAGAGGAAATGATGGCACACCTTGATTGA